In [Clostridium] cellulosi, one genomic interval encodes:
- a CDS encoding AraC family transcriptional regulator (High confidence in function and specificity) has translation MNEKIKLIIVDDEYLERNLLKNCIEWDKLDIEIVGEASNADEALKLIEQNRPDIIFTDINMPVMNGLKFSKMVKEKYPEIKIVVVTGFDDFQNAQKSIKMGISDFIVKPISDDEVYKSVLKLKEQIEKRRSDNEEYSALRRQFLENLPYIREKFYNELILGEFDEKKEYEHMMFLGINLRGNFYQVAAIECIQETAENEETRFLNTIQLLNKARSFFRGMIVFLDTMSRIIVINNDENTDLYEKCEGFMDKNMDADICIGVGTIKDKLNQISISYKEALEALNYKVAVGRNSVILHSNIRASGKKIYEDTESLTEELTFSIKSRLTDKAIAAADAILDSIDIKSEGAVKAIRIAVGNIAALCLKTLLESGKDIDFIYKENIRVNSEVMKISTMPEAREYVKALIKETIDISNSVNQHKISDMVQEVKKYIDEHYNDHNLSLTSVAGKMYLNPSYLSRTFKKEAGMSFIEYLTSVRMEKAMELLRKDEYRAFEVAELVGIPDANYFCSCFKKYYGVNVSDFKRADKKA, from the coding sequence ATGAATGAAAAAATAAAGTTGATTATAGTTGATGATGAATACCTTGAAAGAAATTTATTAAAAAACTGCATAGAATGGGATAAACTCGATATTGAAATCGTGGGAGAGGCTTCAAATGCCGATGAGGCGCTGAAGCTGATTGAACAAAACCGGCCGGATATCATATTCACTGATATAAACATGCCCGTTATGAACGGACTAAAGTTCAGCAAAATGGTTAAGGAAAAGTATCCGGAAATAAAAATAGTGGTTGTCACCGGGTTTGATGATTTCCAAAACGCCCAAAAGAGCATAAAAATGGGTATTTCAGATTTTATCGTCAAACCCATTTCCGATGATGAGGTTTATAAATCTGTCCTTAAGCTGAAAGAGCAAATTGAAAAGCGCCGCAGTGACAATGAGGAATACAGCGCGTTGCGGCGGCAGTTCTTAGAAAACTTGCCGTATATTCGTGAGAAATTCTACAATGAGTTAATTCTGGGCGAATTTGATGAGAAAAAAGAATACGAGCACATGATGTTTTTGGGGATTAACCTGAGGGGAAACTTTTATCAGGTTGCTGCTATCGAATGTATCCAAGAAACTGCTGAAAACGAGGAAACCAGATTCCTTAACACCATACAGCTTTTGAACAAGGCAAGGTCATTTTTTAGAGGCATGATAGTATTCCTTGACACCATGAGCAGGATAATAGTAATTAACAACGATGAAAATACGGACCTTTATGAGAAATGCGAAGGGTTCATGGATAAGAATATGGATGCTGATATCTGTATTGGGGTCGGCACGATAAAGGACAAGTTAAATCAGATATCAATTTCTTACAAGGAAGCGCTTGAGGCTTTGAACTACAAGGTAGCGGTTGGGAGAAATTCGGTAATACTTCACAGCAATATTAGGGCCTCAGGCAAAAAAATTTATGAAGATACGGAAAGTCTTACCGAAGAGCTGACATTCAGCATAAAATCCCGGCTGACTGATAAAGCCATTGCTGCTGCGGACGCGATACTCGACAGCATTGATATAAAAAGCGAAGGCGCAGTAAAGGCAATCAGGATAGCAGTTGGAAATATTGCTGCCCTTTGCCTCAAGACCCTTTTGGAATCCGGCAAAGACATAGACTTTATCTATAAAGAGAATATACGTGTCAACAGCGAAGTGATGAAGATTAGCACAATGCCGGAAGCCAGAGAATATGTTAAAGCCTTGATAAAAGAAACCATAGATATCTCGAACAGTGTAAATCAGCATAAAATCAGCGATATGGTCCAAGAAGTCAAAAAGTATATCGACGAGCACTATAATGACCATAACCTGTCGCTGACGTCCGTCGCGGGTAAAATGTACCTTAACCCGAGCTATTTGAGCCGCACATTCAAGAAAGAAGCCGGCATGAGCTTTATAGAATACCTTACTTCTGTGAGAATGGAAAAGGCTATGGAGCTGCTGCGGAAAGATGAGTATAGGGCTTTTGAAGTTGCCGAATTGGTCGGCATCCCTGACGCCAACTATTTTTGCAGCTGCTTTAAAAAGTATTACGGCGTCAACGTGAGCGACTTTAAGAGAGCGGATAAAAAGGCCTGA
- the hflX gene encoding GTPase HflX (High confidence in function and specificity): protein MQRAVLVGANLGDPGFEKSMEELEGLAQACDIEPVDTVVQKLETLNAGYYIGMGKVKEIKILVDMYGADTVIFNDELSPSQIRNLEEALGCTIMDRTGLILEIFARRAKTREAKLQVETANLQYMLPRLVGLRKSLEQQAGGVGTTNRGAGEKLLELNRRQIQNRISRLNAELDEISAQRNTQRKQRKKTGIPIVSLVGYTNAGKSTIMNALLEETNSEQDKKVFEKDMLFATLETSVRRITLPDKKAFLLTDTVGFIDKLPHNLVKAFRSTLEEACEADLIIHVVDCSDKDYRRQIEVTERTLKEIGVWGIPIIYALNKADKLDIKPASERPDSVYISAKYRTGLDTLLGLIKKRLFGNYVRCNMLIPYKDGDVVSYLNQNANIIRTEYDGDGTRLSLELRESDFNRFKKFVVSRHK from the coding sequence ATGCAGCGAGCGGTATTGGTCGGAGCAAATCTTGGAGATCCCGGTTTTGAAAAATCAATGGAGGAACTTGAGGGGCTTGCACAAGCCTGTGATATCGAACCTGTTGATACCGTTGTCCAGAAACTCGAAACATTAAATGCCGGCTATTATATAGGAATGGGCAAAGTAAAGGAGATAAAGATACTTGTTGATATGTATGGGGCGGATACAGTTATATTCAACGACGAGCTGTCCCCTTCCCAGATAAGAAATCTTGAAGAAGCGCTCGGCTGCACCATTATGGACCGCACAGGGCTTATACTGGAAATCTTCGCAAGACGGGCGAAAACCCGGGAGGCAAAACTTCAGGTGGAGACCGCGAACCTGCAATATATGCTGCCACGCCTTGTCGGGCTCAGGAAGTCCCTTGAGCAGCAGGCCGGCGGTGTAGGTACAACAAACCGCGGCGCCGGTGAAAAATTGCTTGAACTGAACCGCCGGCAGATACAAAACCGCATTTCGCGCCTTAACGCCGAACTTGACGAGATCAGCGCGCAGCGCAATACGCAGAGAAAACAGCGCAAAAAAACTGGTATACCCATAGTTTCTCTTGTTGGGTATACCAATGCCGGTAAATCAACAATTATGAACGCCCTGCTGGAGGAAACGAACAGCGAGCAGGACAAGAAAGTTTTTGAAAAGGACATGCTTTTCGCGACCCTTGAGACCTCGGTGCGCAGGATAACGCTGCCGGATAAAAAGGCGTTTTTGCTGACGGATACCGTCGGTTTTATTGATAAACTGCCTCACAATCTTGTCAAGGCATTCCGCTCGACACTTGAAGAGGCCTGTGAAGCCGACCTTATAATACATGTGGTCGACTGCTCCGACAAGGATTATAGGCGCCAGATAGAGGTTACCGAAAGGACTCTCAAAGAGATCGGCGTTTGGGGTATTCCTATAATATACGCCCTTAACAAAGCCGACAAGCTGGATATAAAGCCGGCAAGCGAACGGCCGGACAGCGTCTATATCTCTGCAAAATACAGGACAGGGCTTGACACCCTGCTCGGCCTTATAAAAAAGCGGCTGTTTGGCAATTATGTCCGCTGCAATATGCTCATACCGTATAAGGATGGGGATGTCGTCTCGTATCTGAACCAAAACGCGAATATTATACGAACCGAATATGACGGGGATGGCACAAGGCTTTCTCTTGAGTTAAGAGAGAGTGACTTTAACCGTTTCAAGAAGTTTGTGGTATCAAGGCATAAATAA
- a CDS encoding hypothetical protein (Family membership) → MGYWILSLIANTIIPIIITIAGFILVKRAPKKINGLVGYRTTMSMKNNDTWVFANHYFGKICTITGPVMFFLSLAATIFIYGKSDVTILYVTLAVVIIETLVLIASIVPTEKALKKTFDNDGRRKI, encoded by the coding sequence ATGGGTTATTGGATTCTTTCACTGATTGCCAACACGATTATACCGATAATTATCACTATTGCCGGCTTCATTTTAGTGAAAAGAGCGCCGAAAAAAATCAATGGCCTTGTGGGATACAGGACAACTATGTCCATGAAAAACAATGACACTTGGGTATTCGCTAACCATTACTTCGGAAAGATATGCACGATTACCGGGCCTGTCATGTTCTTTCTATCACTTGCGGCAACAATTTTTATATACGGCAAGAGTGATGTTACCATCTTGTACGTCACTTTAGCCGTTGTGATAATCGAAACTCTCGTCCTGATTGCTTCTATAGTCCCAACTGAAAAGGCATTAAAGAAAACCTTCGACAATGACGGCAGAAGAAAGATATAA
- a CDS encoding hypothetical protein (Family membership) produces the protein MGFWIFSLFENSIIPILMTVTGIIFTKRIPKKDSGFTGYKTAMSTKNDDTWEFANSHIGKVFRIAGPVMLILSLVATFFAFGKDTHIIGNFILVIGIIQIIVLIGSIVLTEIALRKNFDKNGRRK, from the coding sequence ATGGGTTTTTGGATTTTTTCGTTGTTCGAAAACTCAATTATACCTATACTTATGACTGTTACCGGTATTATCTTCACAAAGAGAATACCGAAAAAAGACAGCGGTTTTACAGGTTATAAAACGGCTATGTCGACGAAAAACGATGACACTTGGGAATTCGCTAACTCCCACATCGGAAAGGTATTCCGTATTGCCGGCCCCGTCATGCTCATTCTTTCATTGGTGGCTACGTTTTTCGCATTCGGCAAGGATACTCATATCATCGGTAATTTTATCTTAGTCATCGGTATAATCCAAATCATTGTCTTAATTGGCTCCATAGTCCTAACTGAAATCGCTTTAAGAAAAAACTTTGACAAAAACGGCAGGAGGAAATAA
- a CDS encoding MATE efflux family protein (High confidence in function and specificity), with protein sequence MDKSEKLGNRSIVSLLLEFSVPSIIGMIVTALYNVIDRIFIGNSIGALGITAITVAFPIMQLQMAFGGLVGMGATANISIKLGEGDKAGARKIAANAFSLLIIVSLLFTAFMLIFLDPLLRLFGASNEVLPYAREYMGIIVLGTVFQMIGFGLNNMIRAEGKPVTAMLTMLIGTVMNVILAPIFIFVLNMGMHGAALATVLSQVVSTTWILIHFLTGDNILKIQARNMKLKGDIVKVILSLGISNFVLQAANSFLTIVLNHGLAAYGGDIAISGIGIVNSLSTLMILPAIGINQGAQPIIGFNYGAKKYQRVRKTLLCAVIINTIITTAGFILTRLIPTQLIALFDSTDKELISFGTNALIIFLSCMPIVGFQITGSGYFLAVGKPKQSMILSLSRQILILIPLILILPKFFKLNGILYAGPISDAISAFITGFWLFVDLRSMKLKSSENERTENEKSDKGIEMCKVNTANTITQPD encoded by the coding sequence ATGGACAAATCCGAAAAATTAGGCAATCGGAGCATTGTCAGCCTCCTTCTTGAATTCTCCGTCCCTTCAATCATAGGGATGATAGTAACTGCTTTATATAATGTTATTGACCGTATATTTATTGGAAATAGTATTGGTGCTCTCGGCATTACGGCTATAACCGTCGCATTCCCGATAATGCAGCTTCAAATGGCTTTCGGCGGACTCGTCGGCATGGGTGCCACCGCGAACATCTCAATTAAGCTCGGAGAGGGCGACAAAGCCGGCGCGCGAAAAATCGCTGCAAACGCTTTTTCATTGCTGATTATCGTCTCATTGCTTTTCACAGCCTTTATGCTTATATTCCTCGACCCACTGCTCAGGCTTTTCGGAGCAAGCAATGAGGTTCTTCCATACGCCAGGGAATACATGGGCATCATCGTCCTGGGCACGGTCTTCCAGATGATCGGTTTCGGCCTCAACAACATGATAAGAGCCGAGGGCAAACCTGTTACAGCTATGCTGACAATGCTTATCGGTACAGTCATGAATGTAATCCTTGCACCGATCTTTATATTCGTGCTAAATATGGGAATGCACGGTGCCGCCCTTGCGACAGTTCTGTCGCAGGTGGTTTCTACGACATGGATATTGATACATTTCCTCACCGGCGACAACATTTTAAAAATCCAAGCCCGCAATATGAAGCTCAAAGGCGACATTGTTAAGGTAATCCTGTCATTGGGCATTTCAAACTTCGTTCTCCAGGCGGCAAACAGCTTTCTGACAATCGTGCTCAACCATGGCCTTGCGGCTTACGGCGGCGACATCGCCATCTCCGGTATCGGTATCGTCAACAGCCTCAGCACGCTCATGATTCTTCCCGCAATCGGCATCAACCAGGGCGCACAGCCGATTATCGGATTCAACTACGGCGCTAAAAAGTATCAAAGGGTCCGCAAGACACTGCTCTGCGCAGTCATTATCAACACAATCATTACAACCGCCGGATTTATTCTTACGCGTCTTATCCCGACGCAGCTCATTGCTCTGTTTGACAGCACCGATAAGGAACTGATTTCATTCGGCACAAACGCGCTTATAATCTTCCTGTCATGCATGCCCATAGTGGGCTTCCAGATTACAGGTTCAGGTTACTTCCTCGCGGTAGGAAAACCGAAACAGTCGATGATTTTAAGCCTTTCACGCCAAATCCTTATTCTCATTCCTCTAATCCTCATACTTCCGAAGTTCTTTAAGCTGAATGGAATTCTCTACGCCGGCCCCATAAGCGACGCTATTTCTGCATTTATTACTGGATTTTGGCTGTTTGTTGACCTGCGTTCGATGAAATTAAAAAGCAGTGAAAATGAACGCACTGAAAATGAAAAATCAGACAAAGGCATAGAAATGTGTAAAGTAAACACTGCAAATACAATAACTCAGCCAGATTGA
- a CDS encoding hypothetical protein (Family membership) codes for MKIIDISVKVPEAPVYPGDPKTKLLSVSSIKDGDIYNLTEITMSAHAGTHADAPLHFIDGGSSIDSLSPSKFCGEARVVTIYKKEGNIEKEDLVPLKLMKGERILFKTRNSVDGHITDKEFYKDFCALSPSAAQYLVDSGVALAGIDYASIGAGGSIAETHRILLSAGIAVLEWLNLEKVCDGNYFLSAAPIKIAAEGAPARALLFVKD; via the coding sequence ATGAAGATTATAGATATATCGGTAAAGGTACCTGAAGCGCCTGTCTATCCCGGCGACCCTAAAACGAAACTGTTGAGCGTTTCAAGCATAAAGGATGGCGATATCTATAACCTGACGGAAATTACGATGAGCGCCCATGCCGGCACTCATGCGGACGCACCGCTTCATTTTATCGACGGCGGCAGCAGCATTGACAGCCTTTCCCCGTCGAAATTTTGCGGCGAGGCCCGGGTTGTCACCATATATAAAAAGGAGGGCAATATAGAGAAAGAGGATCTTGTCCCTTTAAAGCTAATGAAGGGCGAGCGCATACTCTTTAAAACGCGCAACTCCGTTGACGGGCATATCACAGATAAGGAGTTTTATAAGGATTTCTGTGCCTTGTCCCCCTCGGCGGCACAATACCTCGTGGATTCAGGCGTTGCCCTTGCCGGCATAGATTACGCGAGCATAGGCGCGGGTGGCAGCATAGCCGAGACCCACAGGATCCTGTTGTCTGCCGGTATTGCGGTGCTCGAATGGCTCAATCTTGAAAAAGTTTGCGACGGCAATTATTTTCTCAGCGCCGCGCCGATAAAGATTGCGGCGGAGGGCGCACCCGCAAGAGCACTGCTTTTTGTTAAAGACTGA
- a CDS encoding cell wall hydrolase SleB (High confidence in function and specificity) — MPFSTRELFARVIQCEAGGEGDVGMKAVAVTIMNRVHVPYGEYFRVCQGDLRKVIFQPGQFDCVRDVVGGQVNYQTIYNMNPQEIHYEIADWALGGGGMGAIANSLWYMNPFNPQCPTYFPYNGNGVIQTRINNHCFFIPTQQYAYS; from the coding sequence ATGCCCTTTTCAACCAGGGAACTGTTTGCCAGGGTTATTCAGTGCGAAGCCGGCGGTGAAGGCGATGTCGGCATGAAAGCTGTTGCTGTTACCATAATGAACAGGGTACACGTCCCATATGGTGAATATTTCAGAGTATGTCAAGGTGACCTCAGAAAAGTAATCTTCCAGCCGGGCCAATTTGATTGTGTAAGGGATGTTGTCGGTGGTCAGGTAAACTATCAGACAATATATAATATGAATCCGCAAGAGATACATTATGAGATAGCCGATTGGGCGCTCGGTGGCGGGGGCATGGGCGCGATAGCAAATTCACTTTGGTATATGAATCCGTTTAACCCTCAATGCCCGACCTATTTCCCGTATAACGGCAACGGTGTAATACAAACCCGCATTAATAACCACTGCTTCTTTATACCGACGCAGCAGTACGCCTACTCGTAA
- a CDS encoding hypothetical protein (Family membership) — translation MANIMPISELIEDPLKISKLCHSQDEPVFLTKDGYGDMVVMSIEQYETLKTQAMSNVAKQKVLENTAKSTEAEKIEAESSLREGIQKLPLEDVYDILKEELERQRNNINKKRFP, via the coding sequence ATGGCAAATATAATGCCGATTTCTGAACTTATTGAAGACCCTTTGAAGATATCAAAGCTATGCCATTCTCAGGATGAACCTGTATTTCTGACAAAAGACGGGTACGGGGACATGGTTGTTATGAGCATTGAGCAGTATGAAACCCTCAAAACCCAGGCCATGTCAAACGTTGCGAAGCAAAAGGTACTCGAGAATACAGCCAAAAGCACAGAGGCTGAAAAAATAGAGGCCGAATCATCCTTGAGAGAAGGCATACAAAAGCTGCCGCTTGAGGATGTATACGATATATTAAAAGAAGAGCTTGAGCGCCAGAGAAACAACATTAATAAAAAGAGGTTCCCATAA
- a CDS encoding phosphoglucomutase/phosphomannomutase alpha/beta/alpha domain I (High confidence in function and specificity): MDSIREYERWLKSPLMTEDYRRELEGIKGNESEIEARFGSRLEFGTAGLRGILGAGLSMMNIFTVRQATQGLANMIASLGKDTANRGVAIAHDCRHMSREFALEAASVLAAAGVRSFVFDELRPTPELSFAVRELGCIAGINITASHNPKEYNGYKVYWEDGAQLSPANADKVLAEIRKTDIFDDVKTMPLKEAEEKGLVNYIGKDFDERYLKNVLAQSVGTEDVKRACKDFKIVYTPFHGAGYRLVPEVLHRLGFENIICVPEQMVLDGDFPTVKSPNPEDKEGFKIAIELAKKEDVDLIIGTDPDSDRVGIVVRNSDGEYVSLTGNQVGVLLTDYIISARRQNGTLPENAAVVTSIVSTRMTEEICRRNNVAIFNVLTGFKFFGEKIKEFEATGSHTYIFGFEESYGYLAGTYARDKDAVVASMLIAEMAVWYKNKGMTLYDAIEALYKKYGYYAERTISIKITGNGAQDRMKKMMADLRSEAPREINGVKVKAVRDYLSGERVDLETGEKTPTGLTASNVLYYELCDGNFVVVRPSGTEPKVKLYLLVSGKNQQETAALLDSYETEMRKLLQ; the protein is encoded by the coding sequence ATGGATAGTATCCGGGAATATGAAAGGTGGCTTAAGAGCCCGCTGATGACAGAAGATTACAGGCGGGAGCTCGAGGGCATAAAAGGTAATGAATCAGAAATTGAAGCAAGGTTCGGCAGCCGCCTTGAATTCGGTACAGCAGGCCTGCGCGGAATTCTCGGGGCAGGACTTTCGATGATGAATATTTTTACGGTAAGGCAGGCTACTCAGGGCCTTGCAAATATGATTGCGTCGCTTGGCAAAGATACCGCAAACCGCGGTGTAGCGATTGCCCACGACTGCCGCCATATGTCGCGTGAATTCGCACTCGAAGCGGCAAGCGTACTCGCCGCTGCCGGCGTGCGCTCATTCGTATTTGATGAGCTGCGCCCGACCCCGGAACTGTCCTTTGCTGTAAGGGAACTCGGCTGCATTGCCGGTATCAATATTACCGCAAGCCATAACCCAAAGGAGTACAACGGTTACAAAGTCTATTGGGAGGACGGCGCACAGTTGTCCCCGGCAAACGCCGACAAGGTGCTTGCGGAAATACGCAAAACCGATATCTTTGACGATGTAAAAACTATGCCCCTTAAAGAGGCGGAAGAAAAGGGACTTGTCAATTATATAGGAAAAGATTTTGACGAAAGGTATCTTAAGAATGTTCTCGCCCAGTCGGTCGGCACTGAAGATGTCAAACGGGCCTGCAAGGACTTCAAAATCGTATATACCCCGTTCCATGGGGCAGGGTACAGGCTTGTTCCGGAAGTGCTTCACCGCCTCGGCTTTGAAAATATCATATGTGTTCCTGAACAGATGGTTCTCGATGGAGACTTCCCGACCGTGAAATCTCCTAACCCAGAGGACAAGGAAGGCTTTAAGATTGCCATTGAGCTTGCTAAAAAAGAAGATGTCGACCTGATAATCGGCACAGACCCCGATTCCGACCGCGTTGGTATCGTCGTTCGCAACTCCGACGGCGAATATGTGAGCCTTACCGGCAACCAGGTGGGCGTACTGCTGACTGACTATATCATCTCGGCGCGCCGACAGAACGGTACGCTGCCGGAAAACGCCGCGGTCGTCACATCCATCGTTTCGACCCGCATGACGGAAGAAATCTGCCGCCGCAACAATGTGGCGATATTCAACGTGCTGACAGGTTTTAAATTCTTTGGTGAAAAGATTAAGGAATTCGAGGCGACAGGCAGCCATACTTACATCTTCGGCTTTGAAGAGAGTTATGGCTATCTCGCCGGCACCTACGCAAGGGACAAAGACGCCGTCGTCGCTTCCATGCTCATCGCGGAAATGGCGGTGTGGTACAAGAACAAGGGCATGACACTTTATGACGCCATAGAAGCCCTGTATAAAAAGTACGGATACTACGCTGAGCGGACAATCAGCATAAAGATTACAGGCAACGGCGCACAGGACCGTATGAAGAAGATGATGGCTGATCTTCGAAGCGAGGCGCCCCGCGAGATAAACGGCGTCAAGGTCAAGGCCGTCAGGGACTATTTAAGCGGCGAGCGCGTCGACCTTGAAACCGGCGAAAAAACACCTACCGGGCTGACCGCGTCGAACGTGCTTTATTATGAACTTTGCGACGGCAATTTTGTTGTTGTGCGCCCGTCAGGCACTGAGCCTAAGGTGAAGCTCTATTTACTTGTCAGCGGCAAAAACCAGCAGGAAACCGCTGCTCTTCTTGACAGTTATGAAACAGAAATGCGCAAACTTCTCCAATAA
- a CDS encoding putative membrane protein (Hypothetical protein): MDIFIVMVLIITLCAIYAAKAAVLRPKAKLAGLCFMDQDNEDDSDIKIAGEEPSEDEEKAVETQVSELEIHRKNGNLEKARSLGAALAQKLISHDGESSFGEDVLEDANLRKQRRLLLAFAVINTVETNIKSQILQGVVINVFYDTLKTSMPEFYDDIGKSGSFSFYTLCARRGGDVDTCIGQTFAMLADKSGDSVVEELGKALYMRFVDVTLNTIKSFNLIQ; this comes from the coding sequence ATGGATATTTTTATTGTCATGGTGCTCATAATAACTTTATGCGCCATTTACGCAGCTAAGGCCGCGGTCTTGCGCCCAAAAGCCAAGCTCGCTGGACTCTGCTTTATGGACCAAGATAATGAGGATGACAGTGACATCAAAATAGCCGGCGAAGAACCCTCCGAAGATGAGGAAAAGGCTGTAGAAACGCAGGTCAGCGAACTTGAAATCCATCGCAAAAACGGCAATCTTGAAAAAGCGCGGTCTCTCGGCGCTGCACTTGCCCAAAAACTAATCAGCCATGACGGTGAATCGTCATTCGGCGAAGATGTTTTGGAGGACGCCAATCTGCGAAAGCAAAGAAGGCTGCTTCTGGCGTTCGCGGTTATAAATACAGTGGAAACCAATATCAAAAGCCAGATACTTCAGGGAGTGGTAATAAACGTCTTTTATGACACTCTGAAAACATCGATGCCCGAATTCTATGACGATATCGGCAAATCTGGCTCTTTTTCCTTCTATACGCTCTGCGCCCGCCGCGGCGGCGACGTGGATACATGCATCGGCCAAACCTTTGCGATGCTCGCCGATAAAAGTGGCGACAGCGTTGTGGAGGAACTGGGCAAGGCTCTCTACATGCGCTTTGTAGACGTTACACTGAATACCATTAAATCATTTAATCTAATACAGTAA
- a CDS encoding hypothetical protein (Family membership), with amino-acid sequence MEINYTTKGVCSRRIHIVIEDGIITKVSFEGGCHGNTQGVSRLVEGMKVEDVIKRLKGIKCGFKDTSCPDQLATALEEALANSKLAS; translated from the coding sequence ATGGAAATTAATTATACAACGAAAGGTGTATGCTCGCGCAGAATACATATAGTAATAGAAGATGGCATAATAACCAAGGTAAGCTTTGAAGGGGGCTGCCACGGAAACACGCAGGGTGTCAGCCGCCTTGTTGAAGGTATGAAAGTTGAAGATGTCATAAAACGTCTCAAAGGTATAAAATGCGGTTTTAAGGACACTTCCTGTCCTGACCAGCTCGCCACCGCTCTGGAAGAAGCCCTTGCCAATTCCAAACTGGCGTCATAA
- the ytsJ gene encoding putative NAD-dependent malic enzyme 4 (High confidence in function and specificity): MDIKEEALRKHYEWRGKIEITPTPKLENRNDLSLAYTPGVAQPCLEIKNNPDKSFELTRRWNMVAVVTDGTAVLGLGDIGPEAAMPVMEGKCVLFKRFAGVDAFPICIGSKDVDEIVRTVELISPSFGGINLEDISAPRCFEVERLLKERLQIPVFHDDQHGTAIIACAALTNALKIVGKDIKNIRVVINGAGAAGIAIGRLMLKLGVGDLVMCDKYGVVTKDNALNDAQLQMTEISNKSGITGTLSDALKGADAFVGVSRPGLVTSEMVRSMAKDPIIFALANPVPEIMPDEAKAGGAKVIGTGRSDFPNQINNVLAFPGVFKGALAVRARDITDGMKIAAAKALAALVDEKSLSEGIVIPEPFDSRIAQAVADAVADEAKKEGLARI, from the coding sequence ATGGATATTAAAGAAGAGGCACTAAGAAAACATTATGAGTGGCGCGGCAAAATTGAAATTACACCGACCCCCAAACTTGAGAACCGCAATGACCTGTCGCTGGCCTATACACCCGGTGTAGCCCAGCCCTGTCTTGAAATCAAGAATAACCCCGACAAATCTTTTGAGCTTACCCGCCGCTGGAATATGGTTGCAGTGGTCACCGACGGCACCGCTGTTTTGGGACTCGGCGATATCGGCCCCGAAGCCGCAATGCCGGTTATGGAGGGCAAATGTGTCCTTTTCAAGCGCTTTGCGGGCGTGGACGCTTTTCCAATCTGCATAGGCTCAAAGGATGTCGATGAAATAGTCCGCACTGTGGAACTCATTTCGCCGAGCTTCGGCGGTATTAATCTTGAAGATATCTCCGCTCCCCGCTGTTTTGAGGTCGAGCGCCTCCTCAAGGAGCGGCTTCAGATACCTGTTTTCCATGACGACCAGCACGGGACAGCGATAATTGCCTGCGCTGCCTTAACTAACGCTCTTAAGATTGTCGGCAAAGACATAAAGAATATAAGAGTTGTAATAAACGGGGCAGGGGCCGCCGGTATCGCCATCGGGCGCCTTATGCTCAAACTCGGTGTCGGTGACCTTGTCATGTGCGACAAGTACGGGGTCGTCACGAAAGATAACGCCTTAAACGACGCACAATTGCAGATGACCGAGATATCCAACAAATCCGGCATAACCGGCACGCTTTCCGATGCGCTGAAAGGCGCCGACGCGTTTGTCGGCGTGTCAAGGCCGGGGCTGGTCACCAGCGAGATGGTGCGCTCTATGGCGAAAGACCCGATAATCTTTGCCCTTGCAAACCCTGTTCCTGAGATAATGCCCGACGAGGCAAAGGCAGGCGGCGCAAAGGTAATCGGCACGGGACGGTCGGATTTCCCGAACCAGATAAACAACGTCCTTGCGTTCCCGGGCGTATTTAAAGGCGCACTGGCGGTCAGGGCAAGAGATATTACGGACGGAATGAAGATTGCGGCTGCAAAAGCGCTTGCTGCTCTTGTCGATGAAAAATCCTTGTCGGAAGGCATTGTGATTCCTGAGCCGTTCGATTCGCGGATTGCCCAAGCTGTCGCCGACGCTGTTGCCGACGAAGCGAAAAAGGAAGGCCTTGCAAGGATTTAA